A region of Rhizorhabdus wittichii RW1 DNA encodes the following proteins:
- a CDS encoding glucokinase (PFAM: Glucokinase): protein MTIVAVDLGGTNARFAVAELHDERRPTLGAVHVYKTADFSGLPAAWAAFARDLGHAPPSVASIAVAGPVEGELIRFTNNDWTIRPATVARELGIERVALYNDFAAMAAAVGVLDGDELVSLGGPEGPLPDEGVTTVLGPGTGLGVAQLLRRRGRRIVLPTEGGHVDFAALDGFEETLLARLRARHRRVSVERIVSGPALAAIHETLAMIDGRAIVPRDDAALWQAATGGDDPLAAQALDRLTMALGAVAGDLALAHGANAVVITGGLANRIEARLKSPLFHDRFRAKGRFETRMAQLPVRLARHAQAGLLGAAAAYQEDGRR from the coding sequence ATGACCATCGTCGCGGTCGACCTGGGCGGAACCAATGCGCGCTTCGCGGTGGCGGAGCTGCACGACGAGCGGCGTCCGACGCTGGGTGCGGTCCACGTCTACAAGACCGCCGACTTCTCGGGGCTCCCCGCCGCCTGGGCCGCCTTCGCGCGCGACCTCGGCCATGCGCCGCCGTCGGTCGCGAGCATCGCCGTGGCGGGGCCGGTCGAGGGCGAGCTGATCCGCTTCACCAACAATGACTGGACGATCCGCCCGGCGACGGTCGCGCGCGAGCTCGGCATCGAGCGGGTCGCCTTGTACAACGACTTCGCCGCGATGGCGGCGGCGGTGGGCGTGCTCGACGGGGACGAGCTGGTCTCCCTCGGCGGGCCGGAAGGGCCGCTGCCGGATGAGGGCGTCACCACCGTGCTCGGGCCCGGCACCGGGCTCGGCGTCGCCCAGCTGCTGCGTCGGCGCGGGCGCCGCATCGTGCTGCCGACCGAGGGCGGGCATGTCGACTTCGCGGCGCTCGACGGCTTCGAGGAGACGCTGCTCGCCCGGCTGCGCGCGCGCCATCGCCGGGTGTCGGTCGAGCGGATCGTCTCGGGACCGGCGCTCGCCGCCATCCACGAAACGCTGGCGATGATCGACGGCCGGGCGATCGTGCCGCGGGACGACGCCGCGCTGTGGCAGGCGGCGACCGGGGGCGACGATCCGCTGGCGGCGCAGGCGCTCGACCGCCTGACCATGGCATTGGGCGCGGTCGCGGGCGATCTCGCGCTCGCGCACGGCGCCAACGCCGTGGTGATCACCGGCGGGCTCGCCAACCGGATCGAGGCCCGGCTCAAAAGCCCGCTGTTCCACGACCGCTTCCGTGCCAAGGGCCGTTTCGAGACGCGCATGGCGCAGCTCCCGGTCCGCCTCGCCCGCCACGCGCAGGCGGGGCTGCTCGGCGCGGCGGCGGCCTATCAGGAGGATGGACGAAGATGA
- a CDS encoding 2-keto-3-deoxy-phosphogluconate aldolase (TIGRFAM: 2-dehydro-3-deoxyphosphogluconate aldolase/4-hydroxy-2-oxoglutarate aldolase~PFAM: KDPG and KHG aldolase), with amino-acid sequence MTVEQVMTLAPVIPVLVVHDVKHARPIAEALVEGGLPALEVTLRTPVALDVIREMAKVEGAVVGAGTVLNPDDVKASVDAGARFLVSPGLTDRLANAAIGCGLPFLPGTANAGDIMRGLDMGLTHFKFFPAMANGGVPALKALAAPLAAARFCPTGGISEANAPDWLALDAVLCVGGSWIVPPGKPDTAEITRRARAAAALAKYRGA; translated from the coding sequence ATGACGGTCGAACAGGTGATGACGCTGGCGCCGGTGATTCCGGTGCTGGTGGTGCATGATGTGAAACATGCGCGGCCGATCGCGGAGGCGCTGGTCGAGGGCGGGCTGCCCGCGCTCGAGGTGACGCTGCGCACGCCGGTCGCGCTCGACGTGATCCGGGAGATGGCGAAGGTCGAGGGCGCGGTGGTCGGTGCGGGGACGGTGCTCAACCCGGACGACGTCAAGGCGAGCGTCGATGCGGGCGCGCGCTTCCTGGTCTCGCCGGGCCTCACCGACCGGCTCGCCAATGCGGCGATCGGCTGCGGGCTGCCCTTCCTGCCCGGCACCGCCAATGCCGGCGACATCATGCGCGGGCTCGACATGGGGCTGACCCATTTCAAATTCTTCCCGGCCATGGCCAATGGCGGGGTGCCGGCGCTCAAGGCGCTGGCCGCGCCGCTGGCCGCCGCGCGCTTCTGTCCGACCGGGGGGATCAGCGAGGCGAATGCGCCCGACTGGCTCGCGCTCGACGCGGTGCTGTGCGTCGGCGGAAGCTGGATCGTCCCGCCCGGCAAGCCCGACACCGCCGAAATCACCCGGCGCGCCAGGGCCGCGGCCGCGCTCGCCAAATATCGAGGGGCATGA
- a CDS encoding aldo/keto reductase (PFAM: aldo/keto reductase): protein MTFHPLASDIGWGSWRLCEDGSHPLERIDAAIEAGFTLFDTADIYGTDSAGFGAAEALLGEMLRDRPGLRDHICLATKGGIRPGIPYDSSRSHLLEALEASLRRLRVERIDLYQIHRRDWLTRPDELAATLGMMVDSGKVGAVGVSNYAPSELAALRAFARTPILTTQPEFSLWHPQPLHDGTLDDAMTQGMTVLAWSPLGGGRLAGCTDRLAETLGALAGQQGVDVAAIALSWVMAHPAGVIPIVGSQSPERIRRAADARKVRWTREDWYRLLEAAIGRRLP from the coding sequence ATGACATTCCATCCTCTGGCTTCGGACATCGGCTGGGGAAGCTGGCGGCTGTGCGAGGATGGCAGCCATCCGCTCGAACGCATCGACGCGGCGATCGAAGCCGGCTTCACCCTGTTCGACACCGCCGACATCTATGGAACGGATTCCGCAGGCTTCGGCGCCGCGGAGGCGCTTCTGGGCGAGATGCTGCGCGACCGGCCGGGCCTGCGCGATCATATCTGCCTCGCGACCAAGGGCGGCATCCGCCCCGGCATCCCCTATGACAGCTCGCGAAGCCATCTGCTGGAGGCGCTGGAGGCCTCGCTGCGGCGCCTGCGCGTCGAACGGATCGACCTGTATCAGATCCACCGCCGGGATTGGCTCACCCGGCCCGACGAACTGGCGGCCACGCTGGGCATGATGGTGGACAGCGGAAAGGTCGGGGCCGTCGGCGTGTCCAACTATGCGCCATCGGAACTGGCGGCGCTACGGGCCTTCGCCAGGACGCCGATCCTGACGACGCAGCCCGAATTCTCCCTGTGGCATCCGCAGCCCCTCCACGACGGCACGCTGGACGATGCGATGACGCAGGGGATGACCGTCCTAGCCTGGTCGCCCCTCGGCGGCGGGCGGCTGGCGGGCTGCACCGATCGACTGGCGGAGACCCTCGGCGCGCTGGCCGGGCAGCAGGGCGTGGACGTCGCCGCGATCGCCCTGTCCTGGGTGATGGCGCATCCGGCCGGCGTGATCCCGATCGTCGGGTCCCAATCGCCCGAGCGAATCCGGCGGGCGGCCGATGCCAGGAAGGTCAGATGGACCCGCGAGGACTGGTACCGCCTGCTGGAAGCGGCGATCGGCCGGAGGCTTCCCTGA